A single Nicotiana tabacum cultivar K326 chromosome 5, ASM71507v2, whole genome shotgun sequence DNA region contains:
- the LOC107802012 gene encoding putative protein S-acyltransferase 16, with protein sequence MKRGSKFSFHVIVVIAAIAFIYFSTVFVFIDQWFGLWSSPGMLNAVFFTVVAAMCISNYALAIYTDPGHVPSSFVPDIEDPEHIVHEIKRKGGDLRYCQKCSLHKPPRAHHCRICNRCVLRMDHHCVWMNNCVGHANYKIFFIFVMYAAVACIYSLVLLVGSITLESPKDDEESEGSYRVVYIISGLILVPLSLALSFFLGWHFYLILQNKTTIEYQEGVRAMCVAEKGGYVYSHPYDLGAYENLISVLGPNVLCWPFPSTRHIGSGLRFRTGFDNVPGAAASK encoded by the exons ATGAAACGTGGCAGCAAATTCTCCTTCCACGTCATCGTCGTGATAGCCGCCATTGCATTCATCTACTTCTCAACGGTGTTCGTCTTCATTGATCAGTGGTTTGGGCTTTGGTCCTCCCCCGGTATGCTTAACGCCGTCTTCTTCACCGTTGTAGCTGCTATGTGCATTTCCAATTATGCCCTTGCTATTTACACGGATCCGGGTCACGTTCCCAGCTCATTTGTACCCGACATTGAAGACCCTGAGCACATCGTTCATGAGATCAAGCGCAAg GGTGGCGATTTGAGATACTGCCAAAAGTGTTCCCTTCATAAGCCTCCACGTGCTCATCATTGTCGTATATGTAATAGATGTGTACTACGAATG GATCATCACTGCGTGTGGATGAATAATTGTGTGGGCCACGCGAACTACAAGATCTTCTTCATCTTTGTTATGTATGCTGCTGTTGCTTGCATATATTCCCTG GTTTTGCTTGTTGGTAGCATAACTTTAGAGTCTCCAAAGGATGACGAGGAAAGTGAAGGCTCTTACAGAGTTGTATAT ATCATTTCGGGGCTTATACTAGTCCCTCTAAGTTTGGCACTGAGCTTTTTTCTGGGTTGGCATTTTTACCTGATTTTGCAAAATAAGACAACAATTGAG TACCAAGAAGGCGTGAGAGCTATGTGTGTTGCTGAAAAGGGAGGTTATGTCTATTCACATCCGTATGATCTTGGTGCATATGAGAATTTGATATCA GTTCTAGGTCCAAATGTCCTTTGCTGGCCATTCCCCTCCACAAGACATATTGGTTCTGGCCTTCGTTTCCGGACAGGATTTGATAACGTACCTGGGGCGGCAGCATCAAAATGA